The sequence AAACCCTAGAAGCCTTAGAACAAGCCCACGAGCAAGCGACAACCCATTTAATGCGGGTTTGCGCCCAGCTTACCGATCTGCGTACCGCCGCCGCTAGCCAACTCGAAGCCCGACTCGTGGAAGAACTCCGCCCCCTGGCAATGGACAAGGTCCAGTTTAAAGTCGGCATTCTTCCCGCCTCCCCGACGGGTAGCGGAGCCGATCGCATCGCCTTTCTGTTTAGCCCGAACCCAGGCGAACCCTTGCAGCCCTTAGCCTCAACCGCTTCGGGAGGAGAAATGAGCCGCTTTTTACTGGCGCTCAAAGCCTGTTTTTCCCAAGTCGATCCGGCTAGCACCCTCGTCTTTGATGAAATTGATGCTGGGGTATCGGGGAGAGTCGCAGGCGCGATCGCCCTCAAACTTCACCAACTCGGCTTAGGCCATCAGGTGCTGTGCGTCACTCACCAACCCATCGTTGCAGCAATGGCCGAACACCATTTTCGAGTCAGTAAAGAAGTGATTGCCCACCTAGAGCAAATTTCCAACGGTCAACATTCTCAACTGCGAACCGTCGTGCGCGTTACCCCCCTAGAAGGTCGCCAACGCCAAGAAGAACTCGCCCAACTCACCGGCGGAGAGTCCGCCCAAAGCGCGATCGCCTTTGTTGAGTCCCTACTGGTTCAAGCCGCAGAACTCCGTCAGAAAAATACACTTTAACGTTGCCTCTAGAGCGAACAGTTGCGATCGCCTTTCGCTGGCGAGAACTTCTACGGAAGCTTCGACTCAACTCCTGGTAAAAGTCAACACATCTTCTAAAAATTTTAATGCCAAAATCAGGATAGAATCAGGAGCTTTTAACCTAAATGAGCGATCCTGAATCTTACACGATCAAATCTCAATAACAGAGTAAACTGGTGAAGAGTCTGTTCTCTAGGACCCATTGCCTGGGGATAGCCCTGCACAACCACTCGTTAGCAATCAAAAAATTCCCTTCTACCGTTTTACCTTCTAACGTCGGTGACATCTATGAAAGCTTCACCTCAGCACTTTTCTACTGTGGATGCGAAAGCAACCGCGATCGATGATGATGCCCCCCAGGAAGTCACTGCAACTGTCGTGAGTGATGCTCCACACTCTGTTAGCGCTGAGGAGCCAATTCAGGAGGTTATGAATCAGAACACGCACTCTCCCTCACCGAGTAGCGCTTTAACTACCAACAAGGGAAGTTTTTCAGCGTTTCTAGCGCCTCTAACCCAAGACACCTTTAAACAAGTTGTCACCGATGTTGAAGATAAACTCAAAGTCGTTCAACAAACCCTGGGAATGTTAGACATCCTTGACAGCCAAGGTCAAGGGTTTGACTCCGTTCTCGAAGAAATGTTGCGCTCGATCACCCTGAAAACAGGAGAATTGCTCAACGCCGATCGCACCACCATCTTCTTAATTGATGAAGAAAAAGAAGAACTGTGGTCAATTGTCGCCAAAGATGAAAGCGGCAAAAATTTAGAATTACGCTTTCCCAAAACGGCTGGAATTGTGGGTGAAGTCGCCACCTTTAAAAAAGTGGTGAATATTCCCTACGACTTTTATGACGACCCCCGTTCCACCACCGCCCAACAATCAGATAAAAGAATTGGCTATCGTACCTATACGATGCTAGCGATGCCCCTGTTAAACGAAGAAACTGGGGAATTAGTGGCCGTCGTCCAACTCATTAATAAACTGCGCGCCAGCCATAACGCCGAAGCCTTACTCGCTGACAAAATCGACATGGGCGGCTTTACAGGCGAAGACGAGCAGATTTTCCGCGAATTTGCCCCTTCCATTCGCCTGATTCTAGAGTCTTCCAAATCTTTCTACATCGCCACCCAGAAACAACGCGCCGCCGCCGCCTTAATGAGCGCGGTTAGTTCCCTCAGCAAGAGCAGCCTTGACCTAGAAGACACCCTCAAACAGGTGATGGACGAGGCGAAAAAACTGATGAACGCCGATCGCAGTACCCTGTGGTTAGTCGATGACGAGCGCAACGACCTGTGGACGAAAATTCCCGTCTTGGGCGAGTTACGCTGTCCGATGGGCGTCGGCTTTGCCGGTCAAGTGGCGGCGACGGGCGAACCGATTAATATTGGCTTTGACTTATACAACCACCCCAACGCCGAAAACTCGAAAAAAACCGACCAAAAAACCGGCTATCGCACCTGTAGTTTGCTGTGTATGCCCGTTTTTAACGCCGATGGTAAACTCATTGGCGTGACGCAACTGCTCAATAAGAAAAAACAAGGCGACTATCCCCCCTATAACCCGGAAGATTGGCCGAATGCGCCGGAGGTGTGGAAAGCCAGTTTTAATCGCTCCGACCAAGAGTTCATGCAAGCGTTTAACATTCAAGCCGGGGTGGCGCTGCAAAATGCCAAACTGTTCGCCACGGTGAAACAGCAAGAGCAGATGCAACGCGATATCCTCCGCAGCTTGACCAATGGCGTGATCTCGACCGATAAGTCCGGTCACATTATCGCCATGAACGAAAGCGCCAAAGAGCTTTTAGGGTTCAAACCGGAGGATGTGTTAGAAGGTCGCCCCGTTTATGAGTTGCTGAAGATTAAAGAAGGCGACTTCTCCAAATGGTTTAATGATGCCCTGACTGCTAAAGAAGCGAAAAAACGCCAGCAATACTATCCCGACCAAACGTTAGTTTCTGAGGGGAAAGGCGGGGCCGAAGAGCATAGCATCCACCTGTCGATTAACTCCATTGCGGACGCTAGAGACATCAGCAATGTCTATGGGGCGCTGGTGGTAATGGATGATATCTCCGATGAGAAACGCCTCAAGAGTACCATGTATCGCTACATGACCCAGGAATTGGCCGAACAATTGCTGGCCAGTGGCGAAACGAAGATGGGAGGCGATCGCAAAGAAGTCTCTGTTCTGTTCTCCGATATTCGCAGTTACACCAGCCTGACCGAAAACATGGAAGCCGAAGAAGTCGTGCAAATGCTGAACGATTACTTCGAGTCTATGGTAGAAGCGGTCTTTAAGCATAAAGGAACGCTCGATAAATACATCGGCGATGCGATTATGGCTGTGTTTGGTTCGCCTTTACCCTTAGAAGATCACGCTTGGATGGCCGTGCAAACTGCCGTAGAAATGCGCCATCGCCTCGCTGAGTTCAACCGCCAACGCCAAGAAACTCACCAACCCATTATCCGGATCGGGATCGGGATTAACTCCGATAGCGTGATTAGCGGTAACATTGGTTCTAGCAAGCGGATGGAATTTACCGCTATTGGTGACGGCGTTAACTTGGGTTCCCGTTTAGAAAGTGCCTCTAAGCAATATGGCTGCGACATTATTATCAGCGAATATACCTTTGCGCCCTGTAAAGACCGCATTTGGTATCGCGAACTCGATCGCATTCGAGTCAAAGGTAAAAATAACCCAGTCTCAATTTACGAACTCGTAGAACTGCGCGCTACTGAGATTCCAGATGTTACTAAACAGGTCATCGAACACTATCACAAGGGTCGCGAATACTATCTAGATCGCAAGTTTACGCGGGCGATGGTTGAATTTGGTGCCATTATGGAGGATTTGGGCGTACAAGATAAGGCCGCACTCCTCCACCTCAACCGCATTCAACATTGGCTGAAAAATCCCCCCACCGATGAGACTTGGGATGATGGGGTGTGGACGATGCAAGAAAAATAGAATAGCGCGGTTCCTCTAGAAACCAGAGATCCAGGTCAATAAAAAAGAATCCCAGAATCTAAAGTTGGGATTCTTTTTGGTGTTGGACATTCAAGGTTAATCAACTTGGGTTTTTGAACCTCGACATTGAGATCGCGCTTTAAGGGCTGAACGCCCTCAATTTCAATCCTTAGTCGCGATATCCTGTGCGAGTCGTCCCGGTGGTTCCTGTGGTTACGGTATCCGGATCGCGGTAGCGGGTGTTGTCGGCCGGTTTACGCATCAGTCCAGCTAAACCAATTAAGCCCAATAAACCTAACCAACCCCAGTCAAAGCCATCATCTTGTTGATCGCCTTCAACTACAGTGGTTGGGGTTCCCGTACCTGGTTCTGTAGGAGAAACAGTGGTTTGAGCCGAGGCGGAGAACGTGGCAGGAAGCATGGCTAAACTGAGGCTGAGAATACCCGCGCTAACCCCTTTGGATAGATGAGAAAGTTTCATGGTGTGTTTTTCATAGCGTGCTAACGACTAGCTTCAATGTATCGATCCCCCATCGCGTCTATCTCGGCCATTAGCAGGAGTCTTGGAAGCCAACGGCTATTTCCCAAGAAATAAGTCAGTTGAGTTCGCCAGAGCGGGTGGGGGTGCGATCGCCCTCGAAAAAAATTCAGTAAAATCGTTTCAATCCTTACCGATTCTGGGATTGAAGGCTGAAGATTGTTTGTTGGAAGACAGTCTACTCTCAAGGGATAGTTACAATGGTTCTAGAGAGGGATGTCTTTCCTCTAGTTGCTCAGTTACTTTAACAAAGTCAAGTTAGACGCTTTCTTTATGGAATCAGGTAGTGAACCTGCCAGTCCTTTCGGCAAAACCCACAATCATCGACTGGCAGATATCATTGGAACTGCGATTGCATTACTCACCTTGACATTGCCCCTGTTTGCAATTGCCTACTATTCCTCAAGCAGCGTTGAAGTCTTTCCGCCTGCAACCTATCCGCTGCCAAGAGCTAGGGAATGAGGGTCTTTATCGCTCAATAAGATTAAAATTCTTTACTAAATATGCCACCTTAAGTGACCTTTGCGATCGCAGTCCCTGGGAATGCACGTTGTTAACCCAGTAAAATCTGGGCTGCGAAAACACCTGGAGTCAACGTCTTCCCCTACAATGCTAGTCGGGGGGCTTTTTTGGGTCTTTGAATGTCGATGGCTGGAGCGATCGACCCCCTCAAACCCAATCAGCCCCTAACAAAGACGCAGTTACAAGGAGAAGATCGTTGGATTTATCGCGCATTCCCCCTCAGCCTAAACCCGGTGTTGTGAATGTCTTGATCGAGATCACAGCCGGAAGCAAAAACAAATATGAGTATGATAAAGACCTACAAGCCTTTGCTTTAGATCGGGTACTTTACTCTTCGGTAAAATATCCCTATGACTATGGTTTCATCCCCAACACCCTGGCTGACGATGGCGATCCCCTCGATGGCATGGTGATCATGGATGAACCAACCTTTCCTGGGTGCATTATTGCGGCGCGACCGATTGGGTTATTGGAGATGGAAGACGGCGGCGATCGTGATGAAAAGCTGTTGTGCGTTCCGGACAAAGATCCGAGATACGCTCACGTCAAATCGATCAAAGACCTCGCACCGCATCGGCTGGCAGAAATTGCAGAGTTTTTTGGCAGCTACAAAAACTTAGAAAAGAAAACCGTGAAAATTGGTGAATGGAAAGATGCCGATCGAGTAATGTCGTTGGTCGAACAATGTATTAAAGCCGCTGGTTAACAGCGATCCGGCCGTAAGAGCCTTCCTTGACAGCCTGTGCTTTTTTGATTTGGGTAGCTCAGGCTGCCTTTTCCCCCCTAATAGCGCAGCCAATGCAATGAAACTCCCCTTCCCTCGCGCTCATTCTAGGCAGAAATTGCGATCGCCTGATGACTCCCCAGAGTCATTGGCGATTCCCCGACGCGATCGAGAGGGATAATATTGCTTAGATTCGTTCCTAGAAGAGTGAAGATTGCCCTCCAAATGGGCTAATAAAGCGTTCCTATGCCAGATTCAGAACCCTCTGCACCAGAGCTACAACCTTCAACAGCAACCTGTCAGTTTACTGTTCAGTTTTGGGGTGTCCGAGGCGGTATTCCCACTCCCGGAAGTGAAACGGTGCGCTATGGGGGGAATACTTCCTGTATTGAGATGCGAGTTGCCGATCGCCTTTTGATCTTTGATGCAGGAACGGGTTTGCGAGTGCTAGGCAAACATCTGTTGCGGCAACTCCCCGTTGAAGCTCACTTATTTTTCACCCATTGCCATTGGGATCGCATTCAAGGCTTTCCCTTTTTCGTACCCGGCTTTATCCCTGGAAATCGCTTCCACCTCTACGGCGCATCCGCTACCAATGGAGCATCCCTCAAACAACGCCTCAACGAACAGATGCTTCCCCCAAACTTTCCGGTACCGATTCAAATCATGCAATCGGATCTAAAGTTTCATGACATTTCTCCAGGCGATCGCCTTAGCTTACCCGATATTGCGATTGAAACAAGCTGTCTCAACGATTGCCATCACACCACAGGCTATCGAGTCACTTGTCAGGGGTATAGCGCCGTTTATGCCACCGATACCCTCTGTTTGCCCGATCGCATCAATCCCGGTCTTTTACACCTAGCCCGCGAAGCCAACCTGCTGATTTATGATGCCACCTCAATGGCCCATCGCGCCAACGAGTTGCAACTGTGTCCCGACGAAGTGCAGGATTGGACGTGGAAAACCGGAATTGCGATCGCCAAAGAAGCCGGGGTGAAACAACTGGTGATTTGCCATCACGACCCCAGTCACAGCGACGATTTTCTGGATCGAGTCGAAACTCAACTGCAATCTGCTTTTCCCCAAGGCAAGCTCGCCAGGGAAGGCATGAGTTTAAACGTTTGTCAAGCCTAATTTTTAGGGATGGGCTGAATAATTGAGGCGCTGGCTCTCCACCTGAGTTGCCAATTGCACCAGCTTATCGCGCACTTGTCCGCTAACAATCAAGCGTTCGGCGTGGGCTAAACCCGATTCGAGATCCGGACAAACCTGAGAACGCCACAAATAAAACCCCCCATTCCAAATCGCCGATTTCAGCAGTTCGCTCGCTTCAGCTTGCAAAACCGCCCGCATCTGGTCAATCAACTCCGGGGTGGAATGAAACGGCACATCCGCTCCCGCCAACTCATAGTCGCGCGGATGCAAGAGAATGCGCTCAAAATCTTGAATTTCCGGCACATAGCAGCCGACGATCGCCGTGCGATCGCGCGAAAGGTCGCAACTCCCTTCCAACCCCTTAACCGTCGTAAACTGCTCCATTCCCCGCAGTTCCAAACAAGTCTTAAACATATTTTCCGTGGGCGGATGCACGTATCCTGCAAACAAATGCTTGTCTCCCGCATAGGGACACCACATCAACTCCATCGTGGCAATCGGCGGACGCTTGCCAATCTGATCGCGATATTCCACAAACGCATGAGCCACCGGAAAATGTTGGGGAAGGTAAACAAACCCCACCCCCGTCGCTTCCAACACCTGCTGCACCTGGAAGAGCGATAAATCTCCCCATTCCACGCCCAAACCTTGCCAAACTTCCAGCAAAGGCACCCCGTACTTGGTCGGCATCCGTTCTCCGCCATGCAGGATAACCGGAACCTCGCAACAAGCTAGAATCAGAGCCGTTAAAGGACTAATGGGGGCCGTGCGCGATCGCCCATCGTAAGGCGAACCCAAAATTGCAGCACGCCTTCTTCGGCGACTCAACGGCAGCAGCTTTGGCCCCAATGCTTCGTAGGTATCGAGCATACCCGCCAATTCCTCGCCTGTGGGTCGTTTAATCCGATGGGCAATTAAAAATGCTCCAATTTGGGCGGGTTTAGCCTCTTGTAGCAACATGGCTCGCAATGCCTCTGCCGCTTCTAGGCGCGTTAAGTTTTCGCTAGTATGGGGGCCGCTGCCGACTTTTTTTAGAAGTTCTCGAAACGCATGACTCATCGTTTTGCCCTTTTTCCTCAAGATTCGCCACGAGCGAAGTCACTCCAATCGGATGACCTACAAATTTACCATTGAGAGAGGATAGTCCATTGGAGGCGGAATTAACTTCAAGACTAGCTCGCGGAAATGCTGAATCGGGGGGACTTGCAAGCGATCGCGCGTGGTGACTAAAACAACCTGCCGCATTAGTGGAGAGTCTTCCGCCGTGCTATTCCAGAGCGATCGCATCACCAGCAAGGGGTCTTCTTTAACGTATAACAGGGCAGAGTGGGGCAATAAAGCAATCAACTTGCCCTGACGCACCACGCCTCGAAAGGCATCGAGGGTATTGAGTTCTAAAGCCGCTTGCAAACTTAGCCCTTGCCTGAGAAACATTTCCTGCACAAGACGTTGCATCCCGTAACCTTCTTTAAACACAACCTGGGGGTAAGACGCCAAAGCTTTCCAGGGGATTTGCTCGAATTGAGCCAGCGGGTGATTGGCGGCCATTAACACTTCAATGGGTTCTTCAAACAGCGGATCGACCACCATTTCTGCTCCGGAAGTCAGAAAGCGGTTTTGCATGACAAGGGCCAGATCCACCAATCCATCTTTTAACACTTTCAGGGCGCGATCGCTCCCCAAGGAGGTGACGCGCAATTGAACGTTGGGGAAATCCGAGCAAAACTGTTGCAATACGGGCGGTAAAGAATGGGCGCATAAAGAGGGAATGGCCGCAACACAGAGTTCGGGCTGTTTGCCAGCCAGCAGTTCGGAGATTTCCTGTAAGGAGGCTTGCCACTCTTGGCAAATTTTGCGGGCATGGGGCAAAAACCTTTCGCCTCCAATGGTTAACTTCGCTTGGGTCGATCGATGAAACAGTTGCACGCCTAAATCTGCTTCTAATCCTTGAATTTGACGGCTGATGGTTGATTGGGTAACTCCACAATTTCGGGCAGCTTGCTGAAAGTTTCCCGTTTCAGCAACTGATAAAAAAGCTTGCAACTGTTCCAGGCGCATGACGTTGTAGCCAACACTACATTCTTAAGGATGGTAAGACCTTAGCGAAATTGCAAGCAGGTTTTGGTAAGAGAGGATACGGACGGTTGTTCAAACTTTCAATTCTTGTAAAGCGGTGGCTACACCTTGGGCGAGTTCCGGTGACAGGCGGCTGTGGCTGAGTTGTTCTAGGTTGGGATAGGCTTCTAATTGTCGGAGGGCGGCGATCGCGTGGAGTTGAACGCTTTTGTCGCTATCGGCTAATAACTGAACTAAGGCGTCAAAGGCTTGGGGTTGTCCAAGCTGGCCTAAGCTCATGGCGATCGCTTGTTTGATCGGGGGAAACTGGACGTTGGGTAAGAATGAATTTAACAGTTGCAGTAGAATTTGGGTGGCTTGAATTTGGGTTTCAAGATCGGTGAGGCGACCTAATACCGAGATGATTTCGCGGAGCGCGGGCACTGGAGCGATGGCGATCGCGCTTTGGAGCTGTTCTAGGGCGATGGGGGTGCCAATCCATCCCAGGGCGCGGACGGC comes from Desertifilum tharense IPPAS B-1220 and encodes:
- a CDS encoding adenylate/guanylate cyclase domain-containing protein, which encodes MKASPQHFSTVDAKATAIDDDAPQEVTATVVSDAPHSVSAEEPIQEVMNQNTHSPSPSSALTTNKGSFSAFLAPLTQDTFKQVVTDVEDKLKVVQQTLGMLDILDSQGQGFDSVLEEMLRSITLKTGELLNADRTTIFLIDEEKEELWSIVAKDESGKNLELRFPKTAGIVGEVATFKKVVNIPYDFYDDPRSTTAQQSDKRIGYRTYTMLAMPLLNEETGELVAVVQLINKLRASHNAEALLADKIDMGGFTGEDEQIFREFAPSIRLILESSKSFYIATQKQRAAAALMSAVSSLSKSSLDLEDTLKQVMDEAKKLMNADRSTLWLVDDERNDLWTKIPVLGELRCPMGVGFAGQVAATGEPINIGFDLYNHPNAENSKKTDQKTGYRTCSLLCMPVFNADGKLIGVTQLLNKKKQGDYPPYNPEDWPNAPEVWKASFNRSDQEFMQAFNIQAGVALQNAKLFATVKQQEQMQRDILRSLTNGVISTDKSGHIIAMNESAKELLGFKPEDVLEGRPVYELLKIKEGDFSKWFNDALTAKEAKKRQQYYPDQTLVSEGKGGAEEHSIHLSINSIADARDISNVYGALVVMDDISDEKRLKSTMYRYMTQELAEQLLASGETKMGGDRKEVSVLFSDIRSYTSLTENMEAEEVVQMLNDYFESMVEAVFKHKGTLDKYIGDAIMAVFGSPLPLEDHAWMAVQTAVEMRHRLAEFNRQRQETHQPIIRIGIGINSDSVISGNIGSSKRMEFTAIGDGVNLGSRLESASKQYGCDIIISEYTFAPCKDRIWYRELDRIRVKGKNNPVSIYELVELRATEIPDVTKQVIEHYHKGREYYLDRKFTRAMVEFGAIMEDLGVQDKAALLHLNRIQHWLKNPPTDETWDDGVWTMQEK
- a CDS encoding WGxxGxxG family protein, yielding MKLSHLSKGVSAGILSLSLAMLPATFSASAQTTVSPTEPGTGTPTTVVEGDQQDDGFDWGWLGLLGLIGLAGLMRKPADNTRYRDPDTVTTGTTGTTRTGYRD
- a CDS encoding anthranilate phosphoribosyltransferase family protein, with protein sequence MSHAFRELLKKVGSGPHTSENLTRLEAAEALRAMLLQEAKPAQIGAFLIAHRIKRPTGEELAGMLDTYEALGPKLLPLSRRRRRAAILGSPYDGRSRTAPISPLTALILACCEVPVILHGGERMPTKYGVPLLEVWQGLGVEWGDLSLFQVQQVLEATGVGFVYLPQHFPVAHAFVEYRDQIGKRPPIATMELMWCPYAGDKHLFAGYVHPPTENMFKTCLELRGMEQFTTVKGLEGSCDLSRDRTAIVGCYVPEIQDFERILLHPRDYELAGADVPFHSTPELIDQMRAVLQAEASELLKSAIWNGGFYLWRSQVCPDLESGLAHAERLIVSGQVRDKLVQLATQVESQRLNYSAHP
- a CDS encoding inorganic diphosphatase; this translates as MDLSRIPPQPKPGVVNVLIEITAGSKNKYEYDKDLQAFALDRVLYSSVKYPYDYGFIPNTLADDGDPLDGMVIMDEPTFPGCIIAARPIGLLEMEDGGDRDEKLLCVPDKDPRYAHVKSIKDLAPHRLAEIAEFFGSYKNLEKKTVKIGEWKDADRVMSLVEQCIKAAG
- a CDS encoding LysR family transcriptional regulator — its product is MRLEQLQAFLSVAETGNFQQAARNCGVTQSTISRQIQGLEADLGVQLFHRSTQAKLTIGGERFLPHARKICQEWQASLQEISELLAGKQPELCVAAIPSLCAHSLPPVLQQFCSDFPNVQLRVTSLGSDRALKVLKDGLVDLALVMQNRFLTSGAEMVVDPLFEEPIEVLMAANHPLAQFEQIPWKALASYPQVVFKEGYGMQRLVQEMFLRQGLSLQAALELNTLDAFRGVVRQGKLIALLPHSALLYVKEDPLLVMRSLWNSTAEDSPLMRQVVLVTTRDRLQVPPIQHFRELVLKLIPPPMDYPLSMVNL
- a CDS encoding MBL fold metallo-hydrolase translates to MPDSEPSAPELQPSTATCQFTVQFWGVRGGIPTPGSETVRYGGNTSCIEMRVADRLLIFDAGTGLRVLGKHLLRQLPVEAHLFFTHCHWDRIQGFPFFVPGFIPGNRFHLYGASATNGASLKQRLNEQMLPPNFPVPIQIMQSDLKFHDISPGDRLSLPDIAIETSCLNDCHHTTGYRVTCQGYSAVYATDTLCLPDRINPGLLHLAREANLLIYDATSMAHRANELQLCPDEVQDWTWKTGIAIAKEAGVKQLVICHHDPSHSDDFLDRVETQLQSAFPQGKLAREGMSLNVCQA